A region from the Lolium perenne isolate Kyuss_39 chromosome 4, Kyuss_2.0, whole genome shotgun sequence genome encodes:
- the LOC127321310 gene encoding protein CLT2, chloroplastic, translating into MSISLLLLPASLPCPSPPPPRRGIHRGLTPIRASLPRLGLAASRGVGGETRRGRAPAAVGVSAEGDDGGGGVRTGITAAAAATVVLAVMNRVLYKLALVPMKDYPFFLAQVLTFGYVIVYFSILFIRYRAGIVSKEMLALPKSRFMLIGLLEAMGVASGMAAAAMLPGPSIPVLSQSFLVWQLILSVVILGRKYRANQILGCLLVTTGVILSVVSGGTGGPFLSDVNFFWPAVLMASSACQAGASVIKEFVFIDGAKRLEGKRPDIFVVNSFGSGFQALFVFLLLPFLSNLKGIPLAELPAYVNRGAVCFLNIGGNLNGCPGAPLLPLLFITMNMAFNISVLNLVKMSTALVASLTATLAVPLSIYVLSLPLPYMPGGTSLSTSFLVGVGVLVLGLLLYNLPQNSADQVKND; encoded by the exons ATGTCAAtttcgctcctcctcctccctgccTCCCTCCCGTGCCCATCGCCGCCTCCTCCCCGCCGCGGCATCCACCGGGGCCTGACCCCCATCCGCGCCTCCCTCCCTCGTCTGGGCCTCGCCGCCTCCCGTGGGGTCGGCGGGGAGACGCGGCGCGGGCGGGCGCCCGCGGCGGTTGGGGTTTCCGCGGAAGGAGACGATGGTGGGGGCGGCGTTCGCACGGGgatcacggcggcggcggcggccaccgTGGTGCTCGCGGTCATGAACCGGGTGCTGTACAAGCTCGCGCTCGTGCCCATGAAGGATTACCCCTTCTTCCTCGCGCAAGTCCTCACGTTTGG GTACGTTATAGTGTACTTCTCCATTCTCTTCATAAGATACCGCGCTGGTATTGTCAGTAAAGAAATGCTAGCACTCCCCAAATCGCGCTTCATGTTAATTGGCTTACTAGAGGCGATGGGGGTTGCTTCAGGCATGGCTGCTGCAG CTATGTTGCCCGGACCATCTATTCCAGTGTTGTCTCAG TCTTTTTTGGTATGGCAGCTTATTTTATCTGTTGTCATTTTGGGAAGGAAATATagagcaaatcaaattcttggatGCCTACTTGTTACCACTGGAGTAATTCTATCAGTAGTAAG TGGAGGAACTGGTGGTCCATTTCTATCTGATGTCAACTTTTTTTGGCCAGCAGTTTTGATGGCTTCATCTGCATGCCAGGCTGGTGCATCTGTAATCAAG GAATTTGTTTTCATTGATGGTGCAAAACGCCTTGAG GGAAAGCGGCCTGACATATTTGTGGTGAACTCTTTTGGGTCAGGATTCCAG GCTCTTTTTGTTTTCCTGCTCCTTCCATTTCTCTCTAATCTGAAAGGCATTCCATTGGCTGAGCTCCCTGCATATGTAAACCGTGGTGCTGTCTGCTTTCTGAATATTGGGGGTAATCTCAACG GTTGCCCTGGTGCCCCTTTGCTACCACTGCTCTTCATAACTATGAACATGGCTTTCAACATTTCTGTGCTTAATCTGGTGAAGATGTCTACTGCACTCGTTGCATCTCTAACAGCAACTTTAGCAG TACCTCTTTCCATTTATGTACTCTCGCTTCCTCTGCCATACATGCCTGGAGGGACAAGCTTGAGCACGTCGTTTTTGGTGGGTGTTGGTGTCTTGGTGCTTGGGCTGCTCCTGTACAACCTTCCCCAGAATTCAGCTGATCAAGTGAAGAACGACTAA
- the LOC127321291 gene encoding uncharacterized protein, which produces MARTKCAPAAVNVADAAAHIADAAVHAADSARSASAATRCAAAAVAAAARHSCPASTEPEVDLELGTVESSSSSSSAPSSPSSSSATSTLQNFMDMFEWFDSWSGVIYQLFLTASMGVPVYPSYNHISKRPDPEYMLFFIIYCCVWICISTVLVFLFLGRSRKEKRLSLWMYRLYMMGTCISMILFIYLLIPHTTGVNLGAGILISSVVLAHMTAWNINLTYPCSTNESENNSEG; this is translated from the exons ATGGCGAGGACCAAGTGCGCCCCTGCCGCTGTCAACGTCGCCGACGCCGCCGCCCACATCGCCGACGCCGCCGTCCATGCCGCGGACAGCGCTCGGTCCGCGTCGGCCGCCACCCGATGTGCTGCGGCCGCGGTCGCCGCTGCCGCGAGACACTCGTGTCCTGCCTCCACTGAGCCGGAGGTTGACCTCGAGCTGGGGACGGTcgagtcctcctcttcctcgtcctcCGCACCCTCTTCGCCTTCCTCGTCGTCGGCCACCTCTACTCTTCAAAATTTCATG GATATGTTTGAGTGGTTTGATAGTTGGTCAGGCGTCATTTATCAGCTCTTTTTGACAGCCTCTATGGGTGTGCCGGTCTACCCCTCGTACAATCATATCAGCAAGAGGCCAGATCCCGAGTACATGTTGTTTTTCATCATTTACTGTTGTGTTTGGATCTGTATCAGCACTGTTCTTGTCTTCCTGTTCTTGGGGAGGTCTAGGAAGGAGAAGCGGCTCTCACTGTGGATGTATAGACTATACATGATGGGAACCTGCATCTCAATGATCCTCTTCATTTATCTCCTGATCCCTCACACTACTGGAGTGAACCTTGGAGCTGGAATACTGATATCCTCGGTAGTACTAGCCCATATGACTGCCTGGAACATCAATCTTACTTAC CCCTGCTCTACAAATGAATCTGAAAACAATTCGGAGGGTTAG